In the Chitinophagales bacterium genome, one interval contains:
- a CDS encoding ABC transporter ATP-binding protein: MSFLDIHQLSYKYPGNKKMILDHFDLHLEEGEILAIVGESGSGKSTLLRLIAGLEKPYSGSIVLNREVLSDDKNFLPPAERRIGLVFQDFALFPHLNVKDNIAFGLRKNNPQRVKELLSEMQLSNFEKKYPHQLSGGEQQRVALARALILNPNMLMLDEPFSNLDTMIRQSVRNFVKSLIREKNITSILVTHDLEDAKQLAGRIVVLREGHQQQIGTWEEITQTPANDYVKALFKLSL; the protein is encoded by the coding sequence TTGAGCTTTTTAGACATCCATCAATTATCCTATAAATATCCGGGCAATAAAAAGATGATACTTGATCATTTTGATTTGCACCTGGAAGAAGGAGAAATTCTGGCCATTGTTGGAGAAAGTGGATCGGGCAAATCCACTTTATTGCGGCTCATTGCAGGATTGGAAAAACCTTATTCCGGTTCTATTGTATTAAACCGTGAAGTTTTGTCGGACGATAAGAATTTTCTTCCTCCAGCTGAACGAAGAATAGGCTTGGTATTTCAGGATTTCGCACTGTTTCCACATCTCAATGTGAAAGACAATATAGCTTTTGGCCTGCGCAAAAACAATCCCCAACGGGTGAAAGAACTGCTTTCAGAAATGCAACTTTCAAATTTTGAAAAGAAATACCCCCATCAATTGTCGGGCGGTGAACAACAAAGGGTGGCACTTGCCAGGGCACTTATTCTCAATCCAAATATGTTGATGTTGGATGAACCATTTAGTAATCTCGACACCATGATTCGGCAGTCGGTGCGCAATTTTGTAAAATCACTTATCCGGGAAAAGAACATTACCAGCATTTTAGTGACGCATGACCTGGAAGATGCCAAACAACTGGCCGGACGCATTGTAGTCCTTCGCGAAGGACATCAGCAGCAAATCGGCACATGGGAAGAAATCACGCAAACACCTGCAAATGATTATGTGAAGGCTTTGTTTAAACTGAGCTTATAA